In Deltaproteobacteria bacterium, the sequence TCTTCAACGTCAGCGCTTTTCTCGCGCAGGGCGGCGATGAGCCGTTCCGACTGATTGTGATGCACGATGGCATCTTCGTTGCCGTGAATGATCATGTAGCGTGCCTGCGGCTTTGCTTTTACGCGCTGGACACGATGCACCGGCGAGAAGTTTTCGTAATCATCTTTCGCCTCGGTGTAAGACTTACCCATGAGCTTTTTGACCGGGTCGTCGGTGCGCTTGGGCGGCTGGGTGACGCGCCACCAATCGGGCAGATCGTAAATGCCGTAGACGCCGACCATGGCGCGCATATATTGCGCGGTCGCTTCGTGGAGCGACAACATCGCCGCCATGTGGCCGCCGGCCGAGTCGCCGATGGTGCCGAGGCGCTTGGTGTCGACATTCAAAGATGAGGAATTCGCGATCAGCCAATCCAACGCGCGGCAAACATCCTCCCACACGCCGGGCCACGCCGGACTCACCTGGCTCGATAAACGATAGTCCACCGCAACTACGCCATAGCCGCGCTCGGCGAGGAAAGGCCCCCAGCTCTTGTATTGCTTTTGCGAGCCGCGCAGCCAAGCGCCGCCGTGCAGACAAATGAGCGCGGGGTGCGGTCCGCCACCGGCCGGCAAATAAAGATCGAGGCAGTGCTTGCCCGCCGGCCCGCCGCCGTAGGCGATGTCAAGGCGGATGTCGAGGGTGTTGTTTGTTTTCATGTGCGTGGGTTTCTCCGAAACAAATTCTCTTTGCGTCCTTTACGCCTTTGCGCGAGGCCTTTCCGATATCCCTAACACCAACAAGTTGTCGCGGGCAATCGGAATTGACACGAATGAAACCCACGTAATATATC encodes:
- a CDS encoding alpha/beta hydrolase → MKTNNTLDIRLDIAYGGGPAGKHCLDLYLPAGGGPHPALICLHGGAWLRGSQKQYKSWGPFLAERGYGVVAVDYRLSSQVSPAWPGVWEDVCRALDWLIANSSSLNVDTKRLGTIGDSAGGHMAAMLSLHEATAQYMRAMVGVYGIYDLPDWWRVTQPPKRTDDPVKKLMGKSYTEAKDDYENFSPVHRVQRVKAKPQARYMIIHGNEDAIVHHNQSERLIAALREKSADVEDMLIPGAGHHWFTLADDNPARKRVDEEPNVTLAPVLLRFLERSLSK